From the Desulfovibrio sp. JY genome, one window contains:
- a CDS encoding FG-GAP-like repeat-containing protein yields the protein MTLFRRLALLAVALLCLPSMALADAAKTYAVAPFAVHGPEKYQYLSQGAQSMLESRMNWPGHLAPMDKSKVTSKLTKAPGSEAEAQKALSAVGADYLAYGSITVSGDKASVDIMVLGRDGKKWPKNFTTKMADLIPAMERTAQSLNNEIFQRPAAKGGDDINQMNPNFVVNQTNQNQKAYLNPNFRYAGPADSPGVWRSQSMPFVSAGISIADLNGDGKNEVVIMGQHSVQVFAYKDRQLMPIAKYEVPPNIKLLKVSTFDVNGDGKAEIIVSSRYFKDPRSFILQLDGQHLKELYKDIKLYLNVAAVPPDFSRQLVGSKGDPKDLFVQGVHNVIFSGGQPALSTRLNLPSKANPFNFVYLPEKSGYKVIINDDKDHLVVFTAKGERVAATEEQYCGSAIGLEYDSLMAPMEKPKSDYLWTYYYIPLPMIVANLDKSDRFELLVSKNISLAAQFFETFRTFSQGEIHSLYWDGVGMSLLWKTRRIKGTITGYTLADIDNDGQKELVVCINTWPGAAGVYARRTIVLAYKLDNSSKTQPGEFGIDMGTQ from the coding sequence ATGACGCTTTTCCGTCGCCTTGCCCTTTTGGCGGTGGCCCTGCTGTGCCTGCCGTCCATGGCCCTGGCCGATGCGGCCAAGACCTACGCCGTGGCGCCGTTTGCCGTGCACGGTCCCGAGAAATACCAATACCTGAGCCAGGGCGCCCAGAGCATGCTCGAATCGCGCATGAACTGGCCCGGACACCTTGCGCCCATGGACAAGAGCAAGGTCACGTCCAAGCTGACCAAGGCCCCGGGCTCCGAGGCCGAGGCCCAGAAGGCCCTGAGCGCCGTCGGCGCGGACTATCTCGCCTACGGCTCCATCACCGTCTCCGGCGACAAGGCCAGCGTGGACATCATGGTGCTGGGTCGGGACGGCAAGAAATGGCCGAAAAATTTCACCACCAAGATGGCCGACCTCATCCCAGCCATGGAGCGTACGGCCCAGTCGCTCAATAACGAGATCTTCCAGCGTCCCGCCGCCAAAGGCGGCGACGACATCAACCAGATGAACCCGAATTTCGTGGTCAACCAGACCAACCAGAACCAGAAGGCCTACCTCAACCCGAACTTCCGCTACGCCGGTCCCGCCGATTCCCCGGGCGTGTGGCGCAGCCAGTCCATGCCCTTCGTCTCCGCCGGCATCTCCATCGCCGACCTCAACGGCGACGGGAAAAACGAAGTGGTCATCATGGGCCAGCATTCCGTGCAGGTTTTCGCCTACAAGGACCGCCAGCTGATGCCCATCGCCAAGTACGAGGTCCCGCCCAACATCAAGCTGCTCAAAGTCAGCACCTTTGACGTCAACGGCGACGGCAAGGCCGAAATCATCGTTTCGAGCCGGTACTTCAAGGACCCCCGTTCGTTCATCCTCCAGCTCGATGGCCAGCACCTCAAGGAGCTGTACAAGGACATCAAGCTGTACCTGAACGTGGCCGCCGTGCCGCCGGACTTCTCCCGGCAGCTCGTCGGGTCCAAGGGCGATCCCAAGGACCTGTTCGTCCAGGGCGTGCACAACGTCATCTTCTCCGGCGGCCAGCCCGCGCTTTCCACGCGGCTGAACCTCCCGAGCAAGGCCAACCCCTTCAACTTCGTCTACCTTCCCGAGAAAAGCGGCTACAAGGTCATCATAAACGACGACAAGGACCATCTGGTCGTCTTCACGGCCAAGGGCGAACGCGTGGCCGCCACGGAAGAGCAATACTGCGGCTCGGCCATCGGCCTGGAATACGACTCGCTCATGGCCCCCATGGAAAAGCCAAAGTCCGACTACCTCTGGACCTACTATTACATCCCGCTGCCCATGATCGTGGCCAACCTGGACAAAAGCGACCGTTTCGAACTGCTGGTGAGCAAGAACATCTCCCTTGCCGCCCAGTTCTTCGAAACCTTCCGCACCTTCTCCCAGGGTGAGATCCACTCCCTGTACTGGGACGGCGTGGGCATGAGCCTTCTGTGGAAGACGCGCCGCATCAAGGGCACCATCACCGGCTACACCCTGGCCGACATCGACAACGACGGCCAGAAAGAGCTCGTGGTGTGCATCAACACCTGGCCGGGCGCCGCCGGCGTCTACGCCCGCCGCACCATCGTGCTGGCCTACAAGCTCGACAACTCGAGCAAGACCCAGCCCGGCGAGTTCGGCATCGACATGGGCACCCAGTAG
- a CDS encoding chloride channel protein, giving the protein MFLPGVLRNGGFGLAHWPRHARRLVLSALVGVVAGLGAVFFDSLLVQSLTWLVEVPMAWARHGIAFQSAPGLHTPIVSWIIIPIAGLGGLASGLLVFCIAPEAEGHGTDAMIESFHLRGGYVRKRAPIIKFIASALTIGSGGSAGKEGPIAQIGSGFGSILATFLKLDTADRRVLLLAGAAGGIGAIFQAPLGAALFVPGVLYRDTEYEFEALLSCIIASISAYAVFSQVFGRQALFTPGPVHFAMPVELLPCLIFGVLCAAAGYIYIKVFYGLRDHFFKPLPIPRMLKPAIGGLLLGCVAWQFPEVIDGGYVWIQTALDGKMLWQTMAALVLLKMVATSFTIASGGSGGVFGPSVFIGAMLGGAFGELGHALFPNLVVNPGSFVLIGMGGFFFRRGQGAHRLGHHGQRNVLELHAARAAASGVHHHLPAFAPQGDALRKADGQPAGLAGPYRRIRPGHPVAHDRGRGHPPAAGERHRREHAVSRPDKGRDQFHGVVFSGGRQKRPDDGHPFGQRPARGAFRRQPARPRGGQGRGHRPGGPRARGRFPGSGHGHHGAAANRRAARCGGRPARRDRGHVVQAGHHRPLPRLLPDLIRPRFVAETSPVAPCLVRALGLLPSRTSKEALCSDTGSPPPAASWP; this is encoded by the coding sequence ATGTTCTTGCCTGGTGTCCTTCGCAACGGCGGTTTTGGGTTGGCCCATTGGCCGCGCCATGCGCGGCGGCTGGTCTTAAGCGCCCTGGTCGGCGTGGTCGCCGGGCTGGGGGCCGTCTTTTTCGACTCCCTGCTGGTGCAGTCCCTGACCTGGCTCGTCGAGGTCCCCATGGCCTGGGCGCGCCATGGAATCGCCTTCCAGTCCGCGCCCGGCCTGCACACCCCGATCGTCAGCTGGATCATCATCCCCATCGCCGGCCTTGGCGGGCTGGCGTCCGGGCTGCTGGTCTTCTGCATCGCCCCCGAGGCCGAGGGGCACGGCACCGACGCCATGATCGAGTCGTTCCATCTGCGCGGCGGTTACGTGCGCAAGCGCGCTCCGATCATCAAATTTATCGCCTCGGCGCTCACCATCGGCTCGGGCGGTTCGGCCGGCAAGGAAGGCCCCATCGCCCAGATCGGTTCGGGCTTCGGCTCCATCCTGGCCACCTTTCTCAAGCTCGACACGGCCGACCGGCGCGTTCTGCTGCTGGCCGGCGCGGCCGGCGGCATCGGGGCCATCTTCCAGGCCCCGCTCGGGGCGGCGCTTTTCGTGCCCGGCGTGCTCTACCGCGACACGGAATATGAATTCGAGGCGCTTTTATCCTGCATCATCGCCTCCATATCCGCCTACGCGGTTTTTTCCCAGGTGTTCGGCCGGCAAGCCCTTTTTACCCCGGGCCCGGTCCATTTCGCCATGCCGGTGGAGCTTTTGCCCTGTCTGATTTTCGGTGTGCTGTGCGCCGCCGCCGGTTACATCTATATCAAGGTTTTCTACGGCCTGCGCGATCATTTCTTCAAACCCCTGCCCATCCCGCGCATGCTCAAGCCCGCCATCGGCGGGCTGTTGCTCGGTTGCGTGGCCTGGCAGTTTCCGGAGGTCATCGACGGAGGCTACGTCTGGATACAGACCGCCCTGGACGGGAAAATGCTGTGGCAGACCATGGCCGCGCTGGTGCTGCTCAAGATGGTGGCCACCTCGTTCACCATCGCTTCCGGCGGCTCGGGCGGCGTGTTCGGGCCGTCGGTCTTTATCGGGGCCATGCTGGGCGGAGCCTTCGGGGAGCTCGGGCACGCCCTTTTTCCGAATCTGGTGGTCAATCCCGGCTCGTTCGTGCTGATCGGCATGGGCGGTTTTTTTTTCCGGCGTGGCCAAGGTGCCCATCGCCTCGGTCATCATGGCCAGCGAAATGTGCTCGAGCTACACGCTGCTCGTGCCGCTGCTTCTGGTGTCCACCATCACCTTCCTGCTTTTGCCCCACAAGGTGACGCTCTACGAAAAGCAGATGGACAACCGGCTGGCCTCGCCGGCCCATATCGGCGAATTCGCCCGGGGCATCCTGTCGCGCATGACCGTGGGCGAGGCCATCCGCCAGCGGCCGGTGAGCGTCATCGCCGAGAACATGCCGTTTCACGCCCTGATAAAGGCCGTGACCAATTCCACGGAGTCGTATTTTCCGGTGGTCGACAAAAGCGGCCGGATGACGGGCATCCTTTCGGTCAACGACCTGCGCGAGGTGCTTTTCGACGACAGCCTGCGCGACCTCGTGGTGGCCAAGGACGTGGCCACCGCCCAGGTGGCCCGCGTGCGCGTGGGCGATTCCCTGGAAGCGGCCATGGACATCATGGCGCGGCTGCAAATCGACGAGCTGCCCGTTGTGGCGGACGACCAGCCCGACGAGATCGAGGCCATGTTGTCCAAGCAGGACATCATCGACCACTACCACGACTGCTGCCTGATCTGATCCGTCCCCGTTTCGTCGCCGAAACTTCGCCCGTCGCCCCTTGTCTTGTCCGCGCCTTGGGACTACTCCCCTCCCGGACAAGCAAAGAGGCGTTATGTTCCGATACCGGTTCGCCGCCGCCTGCGGCGTCCTGGCCCTGA